TGCCCAGAAGGGGGAGGACAATTCCTTTGAATTCCATAGCTTGGTTTTATCAAGAAGATGTGATCAGAAACAATTGAATTCAATCctatattcattttcttttattacctttttgttatttattttgttgtcatgatatcaaatattttatgatatGCATTTATCTTATGATTTGTTCAGATATGTTTTGACTATTTTTATGCAGAACAATCAATTGTATTATCTGCATAACTGTTATATACTGAAATGCATAATATACAATACGATAAGAACTGGGGACAGATCTAAAGTTACCATATACAAAAAGTGTTTTGAAAATGAAACGAATACCACTTAAAGTTAAACTCTTCCTCGTGATTCAGATTGTCAATTTTCTCACCATCTGATTTCTGAAAAATTCAAAGGTAACATATTAAAACCAATAGCCCAGCTCTAAAGCAGGCCATGCAGTGACTATAGAAGCAAACTTGGAGCCCCAAAGCGATGTAACATAGTAGTCAATATTTGTTGTGGTCTTTTGTGATGTCGTAGAATGTATATTGTGATTACTTCAATTGGGAAGCTATGTATATGATTGTTTCTTGATGTTTGTTAAGTACTAGTTTATATAGTAAATGAAATGAATTTCTGTAAGTAAAAATTCCAAAGCTTGTAGAGAGTTATTAGAGTTTTGCCTGGTACTGAGCAAAATGAAACTGAAATAGGAACAATGTAAAAAGCTATCGCTAGAATGAAGAGTCGAACCTTCGACCTTGTGGTTAACAGCCACacgctctaaccaactgagctatTCCAGCTTTTGCTCTGATATCTACTGAATAATATTTACTCTGCAATAAGTGTTACTTTGACAAACCAGCGATCATTAACCCAACCTAAATAAAAACCACCGGTCAAAGAACATATATAAGTAGTAGACGCGACTGAACATGTGTTACTTATCCCCTATATCTTATTTGAAAatcattacaacttctttttgtaaccACATGCCAtcactaaaatgatttttagaatcattagagaaatatgttggtccatctaattatataataagttttttattaaactaacaataaattcatcattaatgtactttattatttccttaaataaaatttacggaattacctaatgtggctaaagtatatatgataattaatgattttaaataataaagatttgataaaaaatagtgtatcttctatcgtatttgtttaattttaaactattaaataaattaaacaaccacaataaccatataataaaaatttagatttttatgtatatgttatattttgaatttttacaaacggcaataaattactaaaactgttaaaagtctcacattcaaattttatgatccatagtttaaaatttttgttatgaaaaaatacaaatgagtacaaaaattatataagtaaaaagtctaatttaattaattattaagattaatatatatatcattttaaattaaactataaaccatataaaatacaatattttagtttcaaaatttactttgaacaattttttgataaaagttttgaacgatcattgacaacttatttttttttaaaaaaatataaattactaaaactattaatcccacaatgaaaattttgttatcagtaatttaaatttttttctataaaagatacaaatgatcaaaaaaactatataagtagaaatcatcatttaatagacattaatattaaaaatatactaaaatatattatctatgttagtatcatttaaatttaataacatatcctatcaaatataaaaaaaatattttttagattaataaaattgatttatatgtttgcaccaatttaattatatatttaatagttactgacttttaattatttaatatatatttattatttcataatatgtaaaaatacttaatacataaaataatttatatatataatgttgatcttgcgcgggtcttaacctagtacaGATTATAAGGCTAAACTACTAAACACAATCGCTAACGTATAGGATTAGGAACGTATTTATCTTAAGTAACAATCCACAATTGTTAACTAATTAGTGTGACACTGTTTTTGTAGGAACGTAAGTTTCTTCTGTATCCCATGTCTGGATTCTTATTACTAATTAGACACTTTTCAATAGTTTAAAATGTCATTTATCTAGGATCACAATTTAAACATAACATTTAATCATGTGTTATATTATTACCTCTGTTTTCCTCACAGCTCAAATTTAAAAACTCACACCTTACTAGTAAATGTTGAAGTACACCattcaattttaattgttttaacatttactaaaaatattgaagtacACAATTAAAATTAGATGGTGTACTTCAACATTCCTAGTAagtaaatgaaaaaattaaaaaatctcaTTAAGGtaattatgaaaacaaaattatactatatattatctatgttcaCAGACAACATAATAATTAGTCGTGTGtccaaacaatatttaaaatatttaaaatgtggtttatttttctaaaccaacctataattgataaataatttttttaacgattttgttaaaaaaacatttttacttAAGGTTTTATTCCCATGAATATTTATCAAACACAAAACAAAGTTgaacaaataaaattatcatttcGATTATAAACTAGCAAACGATTAATAATTTTgtcaactaaaataattttgtcaactaaaataattttgtgtttTGAAAACGAAGATCTAGTATTGATTATAACAAATATTGTACATGTTCATGGACTAACTACTGAACATTAGTCTCATCTCATGTTACGTTTCCACTAAAAACTCGAGTATGTACAATAGGTTTCCAGTTTATCATAATTGGATGTAATATTTGTTATTGACCAGACCCTAAAGAAGTATCGTAATAAATATGTGGAAGTAGAATAGAAAAGTGCAAATAAATGTAATTCAAGCGGTTTTCTTGACCACGAGAGTCCTCCAATAACTTGATTACCATGTTTTATGTTATTTgtgttgaagaaaaaaaatatcttaagttATTCAATACAAAACCTTCCTTTTTGAGAAAGAATTCAAAGTAACCTTAATGACAGAAAGTGAATTTTAAATGAAATGTATGAAcagttttctttttgtaaacgtgttctctaaagaaaaaaatctataaattaagaTCCAGCCGTAAGAAAGTTTCATAAAgcacaaaaccaaaacaaacaaaggATCCAAATGAAAGAAGCACTTTCTGTTTTGTGTCTCGCTCTTCTTGTTTCGGTTTCCGAAGCAGCAGTCACGAAACCAGGTATTGGAGAATTCCTCGGATGTCTTCGTTCATGGCCTAGTCCCGAATCTCCAATCACCGATGATATCTTCACTGCCGATAACACCACCACCTTCTTGTCTTCTTACTTGTCCTACACGAAAAACACGAGGTTCGCGAGCCCTAACTACCAAACACTGATGGCCATCGTCACGGCAAAACACGTATCCCACATCCAGGCCACGGTGGTATGCGCAAAGTCCAACGGTGTCCAGATACGTATCCGAAGCGGAGGCCATGACTACGAGGGGCTATCATACATCTCCTCAGTCCCATTCGTCATTCTCGATATGTTCAATCTCAGGTCTATAACCGTTGACGTGCCAAGCAAGCAAGCTTGGGTTCAAGCTGGTGCCACATTGGGAGAGCTCTACACAAAGATCAGCGACGCAAGCGAAACGTTAGCGTTTCCTGCTGGCGTTTGCTCTACCGTAGGAGCTGGAGGACACATAAGCGGTGGAGGATACGGGAACCTCATGAGAAAATACGGACTCACGGTGGACCATGTCGTTGATGCACTTATAGTTGATGTTAATGGCAAGCTCTTGAATAGATCTACCATGGGAGAAGATCTCTTCTGGGCGATtcgaggtggtggtggtgggagtTTCGGAGTCATCCTCTCTTGGAAAATAAACCTAGTCGATGTTCCAGAGATCTTgacggtgtttagggttaacaAAACATTGGAACAAGGTGGAATCGATGTTCTCTACAAGTGGCAGCTTGtctcatccaaactccttgatgGACTTTTCCTCAGAGCAGTGTCTCAGGTCGTAAACAGAACCATCGCGGTTGTGTTCTATGCGCAGTTCTTGGGTCGAGCCAATGAGCTTGTGGCGATAATGAACCAAAGCTTACCTGAACTAGGGCTAAAACGCCAAGATTGTTTAGAGATGAGTTGGCTTAACACAACGTTGTTTTGGGAAGACTTACCTGTCGGTACACCGACAAGCGTTCTTTTAGATAGACCGTCTAAACCGGAAAAGTTCTTCAAGAGCAAATCGGATTATGTCAAGAAACCAATCCCTAAAGAAGGAATCAAGAAGCTTTGGGAAGCATTGTTGGAGTTCAACAATAATAATATTGTGTATATGCAATGGAACCCTTACGGTGGCGTGATGGACAAGGTTCCGGCGGCCGCCACCCCGTTTCCTCATCGGAAAGGAAACTTGTTCGAGGTTCAGTATTATACGTCGTGGTTGGACGCAAACGCCACAAGGGGTAGCTTGGatatgatgaagaagttgtacGAGGTTGCGGAACCGTGTGTATCAAGTAACCCGAGAGAGGCGTTTTTGAATTACAGAGACATTGATATTGGAAGCAATCCGAGTAATGAAACAAACGTTGATGAAGCTGAGATCTATGGTTCGAAGTATTTCGTGGGGAATTTAAAGAGGTTGATGGAAGTTAAAGCCAAGTATGATCCTGAGAACTTTTTCAAGAACGAGCAGAGTATTCCTCCTGCTCGTGTGAAGCAGTAGTGTtgctatttttttgtaataagtTATGTGGACATGTGTTATAGACTTTATATTAGCTGTATTGTTTTCGTTGCTGTCCCATAATTTGCATTATGatcattttgttatatttagtcATTACTAAATAAAGACTTTCATCGAACCGAGGTTTTGTACTTTTATTTAGAATAGCCGAGGCCCTTAgaccaaaaatttaaaataacaaagaatAGTCGAAGACTAACCCTTAGTTAATTTACCGTTTTGTGAATTGTGATGAAGGTCAATGATTAGAACTCCAATACTTGTGTATTAAGTTAAACCAACGCAAGAAACTTTTAAACTCAAATCATTACATATGTTAAACGTTCTTTTTGTATACTTTGATTTCTAATAACAAAAGCAAGTAGGCAACCGTATACGTTAAACCAGTTCTAGTGAAAATTTCCATATATGTTACAAAAAGAATTATTTATACCGTCTGGGTATACAAAAACGTATATGTTTACAAATAATGAAAGAAAGCATCATGTTTTAACGTTTGGAGTATAGAAAAAGCGTATATGTTTACCAAAAAGGTTTAAGCATAATGATTTCAGCTTTCTTCAATTTGTTTCTTCAAAGCATAATGTTTTGCCCCTGCGCCTATTGGTTTCCGTAAGGTTATAAAAAGTTCAGTAACATTTTGGTTTGTTACTGAACCTATGATCCGAGCAAAGGAATGGAGTCGCTTGAACATCGATCAAAAGCACAGGCTCTTCAAAGAAGGTACCATGTTCTGTATTGGTTTATGTTAGGTTTGATAGAGTTAGGGAATTTGCATGCAATTTTATATACTTACTTTTTTTCTTGTGGATTATACTTTAGTGGACGTGAGGGTCCTGGGAAATGTTTCCGTCTTTATCCTGAGAGTGGGAATTTGAGAAACCAAACCGGAGATCAATAGATGCAATCTCTCTAATTTCATTTTGCAGCTCAAGGCTCTGGGGATTGATGATATTGTTGGATCTGATTTTATAGATAAACAACCATCAAGGTACTTGCTCCTTTTGGTTGTTGATATCTTTGTCATTGTCTTATACTTCAGTGAATTGGATTTGTAGTCTGAGACATGGCTGAAGTATCTTTTCTCTTATTGCTTTGTTGAAAAGACTTTGATCTAGATTGTCATCTGATGTTGCGCTTGGAGGAGTTGCGCTTGCTTGGCGCCTTGACAGATGATTGTAAACTAGAGAAACCAGCTGGGGAACAAATGGCACGGCTCCCACTAGATCCAGTTTACTCCAGAGCTCTGATTTTAGCCAATCAGAAATGTTAATCACTGTTGCAATGCTCTCTGTGGAATCCATATTTTATGATCCTcgtgagaagagagaagaggtgAGTGAGTGAGaggttctcttctttttttcttctttatataCAGTTCATGAAAtcagctgttttttttttaatctttgtttcGCCAGGAAAGAACTTCAATAAACCACTTTACTAGCGTTGAAGGGGATCATCTAACTTATCTCAGTGTTTATCGAGAGTTGAATGAGCTCTTGGAGAAGAGAAAGGCAGAAAACAGTGAATGCAAAGTTGATAAAATTATGAGAAAATGGTGCAAGGACAACTTCGTGAATGGTCGTTCCTTGAAACATGCTCGTGACACTTATAGGTTTGTCATGTCTTCTTTTTGAGATTCTTTGCACATGATTGTGGTTCTgtcttttgaaaattataaatgttcttgTTGAGCGGATGGGTTTTAATGTGTCTTCATGTGCAAATGACACTCTTGAGTTCCGAAGATGTCTTGCTGCATCTTTTTTCCTTAAAGCAGCACAGAGACAAATGGATGGTATATACAGGTATATATTCAATGGTTCGCTTGCCTATCTAACTTTTGTAATCATCTAATAATGTCTTTGACAGGGCTTTGGAAAGTGGTGAGATTGTGCACATCCACCCAACTTCTGTTTTGTTCCGTTCCAAACCTGAGTGTGTTGTTATCTTCGACGAGCTTATGCAAACCAGCAAGAAGTACATCAAGAACCTGACGAGAATTGATGATCCCTTATGGTTGGCTGAGTTGGCTCCTCATCATTACAAAACAGAAGAGTGACGCAACGCAGCTAGTTAAAACAGAACTTAGAGATAAATTTTGCAGACTAATAAATTTTTTACAATGAACAAGAAAATGATgtcttgtttgtttttgtttatcatttctttctttcataATAACTGATTCAGTTGAGAATTTAATTGAGAAGTtatgtgatttttttcttaaatatcaCTCATATAGAGAGTttgaaaaaattgttataatttgattggtcgatgaattttaattttaatttattttaattatgttcaGAATAGAAAagtataaaactaattaatgttAGTTGTCAATAACCCAATAACAtgcatattaaattatattaactaattaaaaGATTGATAAGAAATAATGATAATCAAGTAGTTGCCTTAAAAATCTTTATACTTTCATTTGCTCATTATCAAACCAAATGATATAAGgaatgaatattatattatgaaatttattattaaaaacacaTCTAATAATATGATACAGTTTTGGTAATAAAAAGggtaaataggaaaaaaaatgatttaaatacAGAGTAAATTTAAAGAAAAGTAATCAAACGTTTTACATATTTCaacattagaaaaaaaatcatcttatcatttttttgaaacaaaatacaaatttgatataatacagataacaaatattaatgtattttaagaatttacacttataaattttttaaaattgagaaGTTACTTTAGGGATTTCTGATTTTGTGTCAATCATAGAGAGAGTTtaagattttctttttataatttgattagttgagggatattcaatttttaattattttaattagatctaaAATAAAAGTAAGTCTAAAACTAATCAATATACTTACCAAATAATCTAtatgatattaaaaattataatttatggtaattaattttaaaaattatattaagtgTAATATTGTTtgacttattattatatattttatatactacataaaataattagtaggacataatttatagaaatcgatataatgatttagtattcttatataaaatattatattcgtatataaagaattattataaatattaatgaatagaaaacaatttatagaaattGATATAATTATTTCATATTCCTATAAGTATATTAGTATCTAtgataattattaataatggtttataaataattaggcTTCGAAGATTGGACGGATTATATTTAACGAAACATGTGAGaactttgatttaaaaattgttttgcaTTTTAAGTCAAATATTATACTGAATAAAGTAATCTTATGATTGAAAATAATTCTAAGATGGATTTTTGGTTCATTTATTGTAagttttgtattattatttagagggagaaataaatatttggaaaaaaaatatgtaaaacattAGGAAAACATTAGcaaaaacttaattaaaaagaacaaaatgataacgagaaaaataagaagagCCCGAAAATGATGCATAATATGgtgataattacatatataattccacaagtgtttgttattattaaatattcatCAGTAttttttacatcaaatttaTGAAAACTTTACTACTGATTTTCAAATTATctgaagttaaaatatatttttaatttttctaatcattattcaaaatttatgacattacatacataatatatattttcatacaatctttatatttttgacattacatacataatatatatttgctaTATGATTTCTATGTCTATGTTCATTGCAAgtatatgcatcaagttatcATAACCGTTGGATGTATGGATATAGACTTCTATCCAACCTCTCTCATAGAAACTAGACAAGATATCCTCTTTATGGACCCGTTGGTATACACTTCAATGGTATGTTTTGCTAAATCCACCTGATAGAAGTCTATACATCCAACGGATCCATACATCCAACAGTTATGATAAGTTCATGCATATACTTGCAATGAACATAGACATCAAAATCATATAGCAAGCATTACGAGATCCATACATCTccaaacatatatacatatatactatatatgaatatgaagtctcattaatagatattcatattatatatatatattaatataatataatttaaattaaataatatactatataaaatatatgaaaacatgttaatttcaaaatttgcatttaaagttattgaaatcttaatattttaatttttaaatttgtattgaaaaatcttAAATGAAAAGTATTGTGATtaacggtttaaattttttttactgcaAATATGCAAATGTTAGTAAAATCATGAGTAGaaagtgtcaataataaatattaatatttaaatatactatatatctatgttaatatcgctaaagtttaattatataccataaataaaatgattttttatttatttaccaaaaacatgattgtaaataaaaaaaggtaatagttttgatttatgtgcttattctaatttatatacttttatacaagatattttttaaataggtggtttctaatatgttatttgatcatGACAATCCCATAAATACAATTCTTCAAatcgaagtgatttttaattttggaagcactaaatatatatattatttcattcagattaaataatttagtcttgacttttatttctaaaaagtttttaatgaaatatcacgACTAGATTTCAATCACCTCTTTTTGAGTTTTTCGAAAAATGAAAGATTTGATCATTTgtctaatattttttctttctaatacCATATCTGGCTATTATAATTGTACGAATACgagatttgaactatttattataagttttttggtctgtcatttaataaatcaaacagttcttagtttatatatagtttacataTATTAGAATgataaagtattatatatatattttttatatgtatactcttaagtaactaaacctcaaaagcgtaggttaataaaataagtatttttttgttgttctagaattagatgatttttaaaccgaactggtgaatatatattagacatatatttatattttgagtcttcacttatattctataacaatttgatacattagatttgaacactaacctgtgaATAGAGTTTGCAGGAGATTTTCTTCGAAAATTTGATTCTTCGATATGTATCTAGGgtggaactaatttttacaaatGTCCATCTTTtcaaattgacacttatgtaattaattgaattcacaaaaaaagtttaaaaaaaactcatataaGCGAAACAGAAACGAGACCAAAtgcacaattttatagaggtaaaaaaatgaaatcacttatggagagcAACTattaaacaaatcgagagcagaaaaccttatcttcttttatcatttttacgatttaggtgatttgtgtcacccgcaaaacattttttttttgtgcatatgaagtcttaaaaataattaaaatgagatgtaatacgttaactcttcaacaacgatgataaatttaagagaccaacatttttATTCGTAATTTTACAATCAATAAAGATTATAGTgtttcaaaatgttaaaaccatttaacGAACAAAATTAGTATAAAAACTTACCCCCCCCCTCCGCGCATGTGCACGGATTATcatctaatttatttaattgaaaCATGGTCACAATTTGAAAATAACCTTTAGTCATGTGTTATATTacataaatgataataataattaatgaaaacaaTTAAACTTCATTAAGGTAATTATGAAAACAATATTGTACTATATATTATCTACATTATCTAATGTTTACAAACAAcacaataattaattttgtgtccaa
The window above is part of the Brassica napus cultivar Da-Ae chromosome C3, Da-Ae, whole genome shotgun sequence genome. Proteins encoded here:
- the LOC106386821 gene encoding berberine bridge enzyme-like 4 gives rise to the protein MKEALSVLCLALLVSVSEAAVTKPGIGEFLGCLRSWPSPESPITDDIFTADNTTTFLSSYLSYTKNTRFASPNYQTLMAIVTAKHVSHIQATVVCAKSNGVQIRIRSGGHDYEGLSYISSVPFVILDMFNLRSITVDVPSKQAWVQAGATLGELYTKISDASETLAFPAGVCSTVGAGGHISGGGYGNLMRKYGLTVDHVVDALIVDVNGKLLNRSTMGEDLFWAIRGGGGGSFGVILSWKINLVDVPEILTVFRVNKTLEQGGIDVLYKWQLVSSKLLDGLFLRAVSQVVNRTIAVVFYAQFLGRANELVAIMNQSLPELGLKRQDCLEMSWLNTTLFWEDLPVGTPTSVLLDRPSKPEKFFKSKSDYVKKPIPKEGIKKLWEALLEFNNNNIVYMQWNPYGGVMDKVPAAATPFPHRKGNLFEVQYYTSWLDANATRGSLDMMKKLYEVAEPCVSSNPREAFLNYRDIDIGSNPSNETNVDEAEIYGSKYFVGNLKRLMEVKAKYDPENFFKNEQSIPPARVKQ